The stretch of DNA GGTCGGAGCCTCTGGAACCGAAGTCTCCGGAGCGGCTTCTGCTGGCGCGGGTGGCGTCGGCTCGGCGGGGGTCTCAAGAGTCGGGGGGGCGTCGGCAGCGGCTTCGACCGCTTGCTGGGCGTCTGCGGCCGGCGCCTCGACGGCGGGCTCGTCGGGCGTCTGGGCGACAACGCCAAGCGTGGCCGTCGCGGCAAGGGCTAGAGCTAAGGCGAAGCGGGAAAACGGCAGCGTCATGGGAGGCCTCTTCGTAGGAGTGACACGGGTGAGGTGCTCCTACGATTATAGCGGATTCCGTGGCCATTTGCGCTCTAAACCTGGCCACGAAGCCGCTGAAAAGGCCGCTAACTTAGCCCTCTCTCGAGGCATAAGTCGGCCGTCGGCCGGGCCTTAGGCGCTGTCGGCGAGCCGATCGCTCTGAGGCTCCTCGTCCTCATCCTCCTCGTACTCCCATTCGTCGTCGCCTTCTTCCTCGTCGGCCTCGTCCTCCTCGCCTTCGGCCTCCTCACCCTCCTCGGCGTCTTCCTCCTCGTACTCGTATTCCCACTCGTCGTCACCTTCCTCCTCATCCGACCCATCCTCTTCGCCCTCGGCTTCTTCCTCGGGCTCTTCTTCATCGACCTCTTCGTACTCCCACTCGTCCTCTTCGTCGGAGGCCTCGTCGTCCTCGGATTCCTCGGCGTCCTCCTCGTGATCGTCGGCCGCTTCCTCTTCGACTTCTTCTTCTGCTTCGGCGTCTTCATCTTCCCACGGCGCGGCGTCGGCGGGGGCAGCGGCGCTGGGGGCGGCCTTGATCACCGGGGCGGCGGGCGCGTCGTCCGAGCCGCCGGCGGTCATCGCCTCCCACTCTTCCATCGAGATCACCACCTCGCGCGCCTGCGAACCGTTGTACTCGCCGACGATGCCGTCCTCGGCCATAAAGTCGATCAGCCGCGCCGCGCGGCCGTAGCCGATGCCCAGGCAGCGCTGCAGCAGCGACACGCTGCCGCGGCCTTCGCGCACCACCACATCAACCGCGGCTTCATAAAGGTCATCACGGTTCTTCAACGCCGGCGGCGTGCTGGCTTCGATCGCCTCCTGCTCTTCTTTCGTCTTGAGCTGCATCAGCTCGCTGGCGAACCGTTGGTCGTCGGCGCCGACACCGACGAAGTCGACCACGCCGGTGATCTCGTCGTCCGACACATAAGTGCCCTGACCGCGGAGCAGCATGCTCGTGCCTGGCGACAAGAAGAGCATGTCACCGTTGCCGAGCAGCTTGTCCGCGCCCATCTCGTCGAGCACGACGCGGCTGTCGGTGCGGCTGGCGACCTGGAACGCGATCCGCGCCGGCAGGTTCGACTTGATCAGGCCGGTGATGACATCGACGGTGGGCTTCTGCGTCGCCAGGATCAGGTGGATCCCGACCGCCCGGCTCTTCTGCGCGAGGCGGATGATGTGCGTTTCGACGTCCTTGCCGACCGTCATCATTAGGTCCGCGATCTCATCCGCAACGATGACAATGAACGGCAGTTGCTTCGGCACGAGCGACCATTCGGCGTCGTCCATCGGCTGGCCGTCGGCCATGGCGAGCCGTTCACGCAGCTCTTCTTCAGTGAGCTGGTTGTAGGTGGAGATGTGACGCACGCCGGCCCGCGCGAGCAGCGAGTAACGCTCCTCCATCTTGTCCACCGCCCAGCCGAGGATCGCCTCGGCCTTCTTCATGTCGGTGACCACCGGGTGCATCAGGTGCGGCAGCTTCCGGTAGCCGGAGAGCTCGACCATCTTCGGGTCGATCATCAGCATGCGGACCTCGTCGGGCCCGCGCGTCATGAGGATCGACGTGATGATCGAGTTCAGACAGACCGACTTACCGGTGCCCGTACGACCCGCGATCAACAGGTGAGGCAGCGCCGCCAAATCGACGACCATCGGATTGCCGGCGACGTCCTTGCCCAAGAAGATCGGGATCTTCATCCGCCGGGCTTGGCCGTCGGTCTCTTCGATCACCTCGCGCAGACGGACGACCTGCCGAGTGTCGTTGGGCGCCTCGATGCCGACGGTGTTCTTGCCGGGGATCGGCGCGACGATACGCACGCTCGGCGCGCGGAGCGCAATCGCCAGGTCGTCCGACAGGCCGGTGATCTTCGAGAGCCGTAGGCCCGGCTCGAGCTCAACCTCATACTGCGAGATAACGGGCCCGGTCTCGACCTCGACGACCTTGACGTTGAGGTTGAAGCTCTGGAACGTCTTTTCGAGGATTTTCGCTTTGCGGCGGACCTCCTTCTCGTGCTGGTCGTAAGAGATCTCTTCGGGCGGCAACAAGAGATCGATCGGCGGCAGTTCGTAATCGCTGGCGTACTCGGTGCGCAAGTCCGCCTTATCGAGCGACTCGAGAATCTCTTCCCGCTCACTCTTAGCCTTGGGTTTCCGAACCGCCACCTTCTCTTTCTCTGGCGGCGCCTCAACGTGAGCCGCGTCGTCCCCGACCGCGGCGGACTCACCAGAGGCAGCGTCTTCCTCGTCCGCTCCCGCTTTCCCCCGCAACGCCCCCGCAATCATCCCCCCCACCGCCGCCGCGGCGCCGGCCAGCTTCGTCGCGGGCGTCGAGATCGCAGGCCCTTCATCTTCGGCCTCGTCTTCCTCTTCGTCTTCGTACTCCCACTCATCTTCGTCGGATTCGGCCTCGTCGCCTTCCTCCACTTCGTCCTCAACTTCTTCGTCCCATTCCTCCTCGGCGTCGGCGCCGTCCGCTGCTTCTTCGCCAGCGACGCCATCAAGGTCCGTGCGAAGCCCCGCCAGACGCTTCACGCCCAGCTTCTCGGTGACGGCCTGCGTCAGCTTACCAGCGGCGACCAGCGCGGTCCCCGAGACGCTCGCGGTCTGCGCGGCGGCGCGGAAGACAACGTAGTCGGACGCCAAGATCAGCCCCGACACAAGCATCACCGCCGCGATCAGCAGCGAACCCGCCGTTGCGAAGTTCGCGCTGAGCCACGTCTGCACCATCGCCCCGACGTAGCCGCCGGCGCCAACCAGCGGCCCGGGCGACCAGCCTTGAAACACGATCGCCGACGCCGTCGAGACGCCGACCAGTGACAACGCCCAGCCGAGCGACCTCAAGACGGGCTGGTCGATCTCACGCTTGCCCACCAACAACCCTGCGACGACGCCGAGCGTGCCGGCCGCGTAGTAGGCGCCGAGGCCGAGCATCTCGATCAACGAGTGGGCGACCCACGCCCCCGCGGCGCCGCAGCCGTTGTGGACCTGCTCCACCGGCGGCCAGACGCGTCCCCCCGGCGGATCGGCCGGGTCGTAAGTCACGAGCGCGATCGCCACGAGCATCGCCACAGCGGCGAGCGTGAGGGCGACCACGTCGAACTTCGGACTACGGTCTTCGAACAACAGGGGAGTGGCTGGAGGCTAGAGGCTAGAGGCTAGACCTTTGGGGGCAGGGCATGAGCCGTGTCGACCCGACCACGGCGCGCACCACCTCCGCATCGCTTAACGATCGGCCCCCCTAGCTCACGCCCAAGAGGCAAATCGCCGGCGCCGCTAGCAACGTTGAAAAACGTGCCGGCGTCACAACCGGCGCCACACGGCTGACACTCCCAGCCGGCACTAGTAGCAAACTCCCGCTGCGGCGGGCCGCCGCGCCTGCTAGAACGCCTGCTCTGGTCTATTCCCCGAATGAGAACTCACCGTACGCATGCGATGCTGCACGTTAGCCGCCGTCGGCGTTGTGATCGTGGCGGCGATTGTCATCGGGGGCGCCCTCGCTCGGGCCGAAGTACCGTCGCCGGCGTTCCGGTCGTTCTTTCAAATCGGGGCCACGCCAGGTTATTGCTCTACCGACGAAGTGTCGGGCAACACGGCGTCGCTATCTTTATCGACTATCGAGGTCGGAGCCGCTTATAGCCTCTCCAATGATGTCTTTGCAGACAGCCAGAGCGACTGGGACATGGTCGCCGTAGGCAACGATACTCGCTTTGCCGACGACCTCAACGGAAACGGCAGCCCCGGAGTGGTGAGGCTCTATGACGACCCGGATGGCGATGGGCTGATTGCGTATCACGAAGCCAGCTTCATTCTCTACGACGTCGGGAATGTGTTTTTCAATCGCATCGAAGCGACGGAGACTTTTAAGGTTAGCGGCGGCGAGTTGATGAAGCAGCACGTGCTGTTCGGCGACGCCGGCGCCAATTCGCTCTTGACCGGTTGGCGCGGTGAAGCCCTCATGGACGGGGTCGCTGTCTCGGGTGGAGACGAAGTGGTTGGCAATTGGCGCTCGCCAGCCGAGGCCCACAGCACAGGCGTCCGCCGCGCGCTCGAAACCACCAAGTTCGCCGCGTACACAACCTTCGGCCTTCGCTACGCCAAACTCGAAAGCGATTTTTCGTTTGTTGGCACCGGAAGCATCCTGGGAACGACCTGGGTCGCCACGCAGGTTGATCACGACCTGATCGGACCGCAGGTCGGAATCGGCGCCGTCGCCGAGAGCGACATCTGGCGGTTCGAGTCGGTGCTGTTGACGACGCTCGGCTACCAGCGGATCGACTACCGGCAGCAGAGTGTCTTCGGCGAAGAAGTGATTCCCGGAGCGCTGAACCGACCTGCGACCGCTCGCACTACCGATACCTTCACCGCGTATGGCGAAGAGCATGTCGCGTGGCTCAACGAAATACGCTTAATGGCGAGCTGCCGACTGACGCCCTACTTGCGGATCGATGGCGGCTGGCGTGGCGCGCTCGCCACGCAGTTCCACAACGCCACCCTCGCGACCGCGTGGATCGCCCCCGACTTCGGCGTCTACCCCCGCGACGGCGAAACCCTGTTCTACGACTACTGGACGCTCGGACTGACGTACGAGTTTTAGAACGCGTTCGCATTTAGAGAGCCCCGGAGGGGCGGCAGCGCGTAGCCAGGGGCGCAAGCCCCTGGAAGTGCTCGATCGACGTAGAAGCCCCGGAGGGGCGACAGCAACTTGGACGCGACGCTGCTGTCGCCCCTCCGGGGCTTCCACAGAATGTCTCGACTTGCCCCAGGGGCTTGCGCCCCTGGCTACGCGCTGCCGTCCCTACGGGACTACTTACTACTTAAACACATGCGTCGGCTGCAAACGCCCGTTGCCGCGGGGCTTCATCAGAGCGATCAGCCGACCGCTGGCGTCGAACGCCGCCATTTCGTCCCCGCGGGGCGCCTTGGGGCGATCGAGAAAGCGCCCGTTGTGAAGCTCTTGGACCTCGGTGTAACTCACCTCGATCCGCGGCAAGTTGGAAACCGCCAGCGCGGCCGGTAAGAGCAGGGCGGTGACGGTTTCCTCGTCGAGGGCGTCCATGTGCAACGCATCCTCAACGCGGAACTCGCCGATCTCGGTCCGCTCTAGCGCCGACATCACCGCCGCGGTGCCGAGCGAGTTAGCGAGGTCGCGGCCGATTGCGCGGACGTACGTCCCGCTGCCGCAGTGGATGTCGAGCACCAACTCGGGATACTCATAACGCACGGCCGACAGCTCGTGAACACGAATGCGTCGCGGCTGCATGTCGGGCGCGGCGCCGGCGCGGGCGAGGTCGTAGGCCTTCTCACCGCCGATCTTGATCGCGGAGTAGGCCGGCGGGGTCTGTTCGATCTCGCCAACAAAGTTCGGCAGCGCCGCTTCGATCTCCGCGAGCGTCGGAATCGGAGCGTCGGGCAGCTCTTCACTCGGCAACTCGATGTCGTCGCTCGGGCTGCGGCGGCCGAGGAGGAACGTGCCACGGTAACGCTTCGGCTGCCGCTGGACTTGTTCAATCAGCCGCGTCGCGGGGCCAACGCACAGCACAAGAACGCCCGTCGCGATCGGATCGAGCGTCCCCGCGTGCCCCACCTTCGCGGCCTTCTCGCCGGTCGCCTTCGCGTGCTGCTTCAAGAGCCACTGCACGCGGTTGACCACGTCGCGCGACGTGACGCCGGCGGGCTTGTTGATGTTGAGCAGACCAAAAAGACTAGCCACTTAGAAGATTGGTTGTGAAATGACGAAGCAAGAATGACGAATGACGAACCTCTCGGATGGATCACGACGCAGCCGACAGGTTCGTCATTCGTGCTTCGTCATTCGTCATTTCGATGCTAAAGCACGACCGCCAACGCAAACCCATCATGCCCCTTCGCCCCAACCGTCTGCACGACCGTTGAAGTGACGCGTGGCTCGTGTTCGAGCATCTCGATCAAGCGGCGGCAGCCGAGGACGTCCTCGTCGCGGCTTTCGGAGTCGGCGAGCTTGCCGCGGCGGACGACGTTGTCCACGACGATCAGGCTGCCGGGCCGCGTTAGCTTGAGGGCCCACTGGAAGTACTCGGGGATCGACGGCTTGTCGGCGTCGATGAACACCAAGTCGAACGGCCCGGCGCCCTCGGCTTCCAACTGCGGCAGCGTATCGATCGCCATCCCGACGCGTAGGTCCACCGAGTCGATGACGCCGGCGTTCTGGAGGTTCGACTGGGCGACCGTGGCGTGGTGCGGGTCGGCTTCGAGCGTCACGACGCGGCCGCCGTCGGGCAACGCCCGGGCGAGCCAGATCGTGCTGTAGCCCCCCAGCGTGCCGACCTCGAGCACCTTGAGGGCGCCGACAGATTTCGCCAAGACATGTAGCATCTGCCCCTGCAGCGGCGAGACGGCGATCTCCGGCAGCCCCGCCGCGACGCTGGACGCTAGAGCGCTGCTGAGGGCGTTGTCGTGCCCGGCGAGACGGGGGGCGACATAGTCGTCAACGGCAGCCCAGGGTTCGTGAGACATGCGTCAGGGAGCGAAGAGGGGTCAGTGTACGAGCGGCTTTGAATAAAGGATAACGGAGGGACGACAGGGGCGGCAGCGTCCCGCAGAAACCTTGCAATGTTGATTGTGGGAGGGGGCTCCAGACCGCGATTACGGTATCCCTACCGAAGCGGCCCCTACCGAAACGGTATGGTGCGCGTCATCGGCGTCTGGAGACGCCTCCCACAGTTTGAAGACATGATTTTGCGAGACGATCTCAACCTCAGCCGATTGTGAGAAGCCGACTTGGCCGAAGCCGACAAATCTGACGAACCCGTTGCCGAAGAAACCCTCGCCGAGGTCGCCGCCCGTTGCGGGCTGGGCTTCTCGCGCGAGGCGATGTCGCGCCTCGACAACTATCGCCAGTTGCTGTGGGACTGGAACGAGAAACTCAACCTCACCCGCCACACGACGGTCGAGAAGTTCGTTACGCGCGACCTGTTCGACACGGCGCAGCTCTCGTTATTGATCCCTAACGGCGAGAAGGTGCTCGACATCGGTTCCGGCGGTGGTGTGCCCGGTATCCCGCTGGCGATCTTACGGCCCGATCTCAAAGTCTACCTCTGCGAGTCGGTCAACAAGAAGGCGAACGTCCTCTTCGACATGGTCGAAAAGCTGGGCCTCGACGTGACGGTTTACGCCGCGCGGGTCGAGGCCGTTGTCGAACGCAGCTCGCAGGCGCCGAAGTTTGACACGCTCATCGCGCGGGGCGTCGGCCCGCTGTGGAAGTTCATGTTCTGGTTGCGACCTCACCACGAGCAGTGGAAGCGGCTGGTGTTGCTCAAGGGCCCGAGTTGGCCCGATGAGCGCGGCGAAGCGCGGCACCGCGGGCTGATGAAGGGCTTCGACCTTCGCCGCATTGCCGAGTACGAGAACCCTCATAACGGCGCCGTTACAACCGTGCTGACCGTCACCCGGGCTGAGAAGCCCGCGTCTGGCAAGCCGGGCAAGCGGCGCTAGTTTTATTGAATGTAACAGTTGTGTATCCGCTGGCGCCCCGCAAGCAATCCTTTGCTGGCCAACCGGCGGATGCTCCGGTAGATTGGCGGTGTCGATGTTGTCGCGGCCGGTGTCGGCCGACCCCTACGACTCCGTCTCATCACGAAGGAGAACCCCATGGCCGACAAGCCTGAAACCCCCGAATCCAAGCCCGCCCAAGCCCAACCCGAAACCGCCGCGCGTCAGCGTGTCGAGGTCGAGGACAAGGACGCGGTCTGTCTTTACGCCAACTTCTGCCGCGTGACCGGCACCCCCGAGGAGTTGATCCTCGACTTCGGCCTCAACTCGCAGCCCTACGGCGTGCCGACCGAGCCCGTCCAGGTCAAGCAGCGGATCGTCACCAATTACTTCACCGCCAAGCGGATGCTCCAGGCCCTGCACCTCTCGGTGCAGAGGCACGAGCAGGCGTTTGGCGTGCTCGAGACCGACGTCCAAAAGCGCGTCGTCAAACAGCAGAACTGAAATCAGTAGTCAGGTATCAGGAGTCAGTAGTCAGGGCGTGCTACCGCACGGATGAGCTGACATCTCCTGACTACTGATTACTGACCCCTGACGACTGGTCGATCCGGTTGAAACGATTCTTCCGGCAGTCGGGCGGCCAGCGCGCCTCAGCGTGACCTACGTTTGTAGCGGCCCGGGAACCGTGGTTCCCGGGCCGCTTTTTTCGTTGGTTGGCTGGGGCAACTTGCTGTGCGATCGATCTACCTCGACTACAACGCGACCACCCCTCTGGCGCCCGTGACGCAAGAGGCGATGCTGCCGTACCTGGCGGACCGCTTCGCCGACCCGCTCGGTGAACACACGGCCGGCCGCGTGGTCGCGGAGGCGATCGAAGACGCTCGCGCGAAGCTGGCGATGGCGATCGGCGCCGCGCCAGACGAGATCGTCTGGACCTCCAGCGGCACCGAGGCGTCGAACCTCGCGCTCCGCGGCTTGGTCGAACCCGTCCTCCGTGCCGGCGAGACGCCGCACCTGATCGTCTCCGCCGTCGATCACGCCGCTGTCCAAGGCCCGGCGAGGTTCTTGTCACGGCTCGGCGCCGACTTAACCGTCGTTGAAGTGGACAAGTGCGGACACGTATCGCCCGACGCGATCACCGAAGCGCTGCGGCCCTCGACGCGGCTCGTGAGCGTCGTCCACGCCAACGAAGAGATCGGCGTCGTGCAGCCGATCGCCGAGATCGCGACGATCTGTCGGAGCGAAGGCGTCCTCTTCCACACCGACGCGGCGCAGTCGCTGGCGAAGCTGCCGCTCGATGTTCGCGAACTCGACATCGACCTGATGAGCCTCTCGGCCCACAAGGCCTACGGCCCCAAGGGCGTCGGCGCGCTGTACGTGCGACGCGGCGTCCCTGTCGAGCCGCAGCTCTGGGGCGCAAGCCACGAGTCGGGCCAACGCGCCGGCATGCCGAACGTCGCCGGCCTCGTCGGCTTCGGCGCGATCGCCGGCGTCGCCCAGCAATGCCTCGGCGATTCCACGCAGCGCTTGCGGACGCTCACCAATCGACTCGAACAACGATTGATCGCCGGCGCCGAAGACTCGCGTCTCTACGGACCCTCCATCGAACACCGGCTGGCGGGAACGCTCTGCGTCGCCCTGCCGCGTGTCGCGGCAACGGACCTACTCGCCGCCGTGCCCGAGCTCTGCGCCGCCTCGTGTGCGAGTGGCGACCCCAGCGTCGGCGTTTCCCTCAGCCCAACGCTCCGCGCCATCGGCGCCGAACCCGCCGAGGCCGCCGGGGCGATGCGCCTGTCGCTCGGTTGGTACACCGAAGAATCGGAGATCGAAACAGCCGCCGACGCGCTGCTAGCGGCGTGGGAACGCCTGCGGTCGTAGTTCGCCTCGCCCGGTGCTGGATCGAAGAACCGGACGCTAAGGCGTGCCGGCTGATGTTGACAGGCAATCTTCATCAGCCGCGGGGCCTCAGCCCCCGGTTCGGCCCTTCATCCGTGCCCCGCCGTGTAATCCGTGGTTCCTAACACTCAGCCGCCCGCTTCGATCATCCGACTCTTGGCCATCGCGTCTTCCGCCATTTGGATGAAGCTCGTGTCACCGGTTCCCGCGTAGGCGCGTTGGTAGGTGACGCTCAGCGCCGTGTAGCTGAAGGCGTCCTTCGGTTCGAGCTCGCAGACCCGTTGGGCGTGTTGGATCGCCTTGTCGTGGGCCCCGAGTTTCTGCTGCACGACCGCCATGGCCGAGTGGGCCAGGGCGTACGAGTCGTCTGCGGCGATCGCCTCGGTGAGCTTGGCGGCCGCGCCTTCGAGGTCGCCGGCGGCCTTCAGCTTGTCGGCTTCGTCGTACAGGGCGATGGGATCGGACATGGTAGCGGAGCGTTTCTGGAGGCGGGGGCGTGCTAGCAGGTGCGGCGAATCGGCGTTCTTCAAGACCGATCTGGACCGCGACAGGCCTTTGATTGTAGGAGAGACGCCGCGAGGAGGCAGGGGTCCTAGGGCGGCTCGGGAGAATCACCCGATCCGGCTCACACGGCGCCGCCACGCCGTCCGATACCAACGGCTGGCGACGCTGTGAGAAGGAGCTCACAGTCCCTCCGCCAAGGGCCATCGCGGCTCTGCAAGCTAGCACGCCAGCAAAAGCGGGTTTCCCCGTGTCGATACACCCAAGCGCGGTTGTTGATCCGACGGCTCAGATCGGCCGTGACGTCGAGATCGGTCCCTTCGCCATGGTCGAGGCCGGCGCCGAGATCGGCGACCGCTGCAAGCTCGGACCCCGCTCGACCGTGAAGTCGGGCGTTACCCTCGGGTGCGACAACGCGCTCTCGGAAGGGGCGGTCCTCGGCGGCCTTCCCCAGCTCGCCGCCCCAACCGGCCCTCCGGGTCGGCTCGTTGTTGGCGACCGCAACGTGTTCCGTGAGAACGTCACGGTCCACTTGGCAATGACTGAGCAGGGCGTCACCCGCATCGGCAACGACTGCCTGCTGATGGTCGCGTCGCACGTCGCCCACGACTGTGTGGTGGCCGACCGCGTCATCCTCACGAACAACGTGATGCTCGCCGGCCACGTCACCGTGGGCGAGCGGGCCTTCCTCGGCGGCGGCAGCGCCGTCCATCAGCACTGCCGCGTCGGCCGCATCGCGATGGTCGGCGGCATGGCCCGCATCGTCCAAGACGTGTTGCCGTTCGTCACCATCGATGGCGACACCGGCGCCGTGGTCGGACTCAACCGCGTCGGCCTCCGCCGCTCGGGCATGAGCCGCGAAGAGATGGCCGAGATCAAAGAGGCCTACCGGATCATCTACCGCAGCGGCGAGTCGTTCGCCGACCGCTTGATGATGCTCTCCGAAAGGTTCCAGGAGGGGCCCGCTGCCGAGCTCGAACCGTTTCTTCGCGACACGTCGCGTGGCTACGCTCGCGAGAGACGCTCTCCGCCGGGCGGCACGATCCGCGTAATCGACGACGCGATGGACGCTCCCGTCCTCGAGATGACCGAGCAAAAATCGAAGCGCCGCGCGGGCTGAAGCACCGCTTCGTGGCGAGCCCACCACGTTAGTGGTGGGTGGACATCACCGTTCGATTTGACGTCTTGGTCGTGCTTCACACCCACGACTAACATCGTGGGCTCGCCAACTAGCCGTCGAGTAGCGAACGCAACCGCTCTCGCTCCGCGACGCGCTGGGCTTCCGCCTTGCGGACCTCTTCGAGCTGCGCCGCTGCGACGTCTTCGCCACGCAACGTGGCTCCGATCTGCTGGTCGAGCTTTTCCGCGGTCTTCGGGTCGAAGCCGACCTGTGCGACCTGCACGCGGCCGTCGGCGTTGATCAGCAGGATCAGCGGGATCGGGCCGACGTGGAAAGCGTCGGCGACCTCTTGGTTCTCATCGAGTAGCGCCCGCGGCGTGAGTTCCCGTCGCTCAAGGAAAGTCGCCACGTCCTCGGCCGACTCGCCGACGTTGACCGCGTAGTAATCGAGGCCCTCGGCCGCGTACTTCTCGTGCAGCTTCTCGAGCGCCGGCATCGCCTGGACGCAGATCGGGCAGGTCGTCGCCCAGAACTCTAGCAGCGTCGCGCCTTCGCCGGCCGGCTTGCTGAAACTCACCGTCTCGCCAGTGGGCGTCGGCAGCTCGAACGGCGGCGCCGGCTTGCCGAGCAGCGCGTGGGGCGGCTCCTTCGGCGGCGCGTACAGCGAGTCGAGTAATTGGGAGTCCTGCGGCTCGACCACGGCGATCTCGTTCTTCGTGAGCCCGGCGTCGGTCTTCCATCCGGTGAATTCGAACGTGACCGAGAAGTCAAACGTCTCGTAGCGCGACGCCATCTGCTGCACGCCCGGCGTGTCGAGAAGACTCGGCTGGACACGGCGGACGAGCGGCTCGCCCTCGGCTTGGTACCAAACATCGACGGGGAACTCGTCGTTCACCGTGTAGCGTGCGTGGAGTAGTTTCTCGCCATCGACCTCTTCGACGCCGACGAACTCGCTCGCGGTGACGCCGCTGGCGACTTCGGCGATCGCGGCGGGGCTGAAGAACGCCAGGGCCAAGCCGCCGAGCCCGCTGCCGATGGTCGAGGCGCTGGGCGAACGGACAAACGCCGCCATGCCGTCGTCGCTCGCCGAAAGCATGTGACGCTTTCCGCTGAGGATCGCGGTGATCGTCACGCCGTCGTTGCCGACGACGTGATAACCGGTCGGCGTCGCGCCGCCGTCCTCCGCGACGTTCTTGAACTCGAACCGTCCCTCGGGCGCCGTGCGGTAGACGAAGTAGGCCGATTGCTCGTCGGCTTTCTCGTCACGGACCAGCTTCGTCTGCACCCGCAGATCGACCGAGGCTGACGGCGCGTCGGCGACCGCCTGGGCGGCGTCGGTGAGCAGCGCCATCGGGTCGGGATCAGCCGCCTGCGCCGGCGAGGCGGTAAGCCCGCAAGCGAGCGCCAGGGCGGCGAGAGTCAGGTGGCGGGTAAAGGGACGTTGCATATCTGCCTTAGCGGTGTGCGGTGGAGAGAGCCCCGGCCAGGGAGGCTCGCACAGGAGGCCGACGGAGCCTTCTATTTTACCAACGCCGCAGGCGACATAAAGTTCAGAAATAGCCACCCCCCGCGAGCGGTGGAGAGCCGCCAGCGTACGGCGCCTCACGCAAGAGCGCCGCCAATACAAACGGCCCGCTCCGCCGAGGCGGAACGGGCCGTTGCGCTCGAAATCAAAGTCGCGTCGATCAGGCCTTCGACAGGGCCGCCTGGGCCGCTGCGAGGCGGGCGATCGGCACCCGGAACGGGCTGCACGAAACGTAGTTCAGGCCGACGTTGTGGCAGAACTGGATCGACGCCGGATCGCCGCCGTGCTCGCCGCAGATGCCCAGCTTGATCTTCTTGTTGACCGACTGGCCCTTCTCGACGGCGGTCGCCACGAGCTGGCCGACGCCCGACACATCGATCGACTGGAACGGGTCCTTCGTGAGGATCTCCTGGCCGATGTAGTCCGGCAGGAACGTGTTCACGTCGTCGCGCGAGTAACCGAAAGTCATCTGCGTGAGGTCGTTGGTGCCGAAGCTGAAGAAGTCGGCGTGCTCGGCGATCTCATCGGCCGTCAGCGCGGCGCGGGGGATCTCGATCATCGTTCCGATGAGGATGTCGAGCTTGC from Botrimarina mediterranea encodes:
- a CDS encoding redoxin domain-containing protein; the encoded protein is MQRPFTRHLTLAALALACGLTASPAQAADPDPMALLTDAAQAVADAPSASVDLRVQTKLVRDEKADEQSAYFVYRTAPEGRFEFKNVAEDGGATPTGYHVVGNDGVTITAILSGKRHMLSASDDGMAAFVRSPSASTIGSGLGGLALAFFSPAAIAEVASGVTASEFVGVEEVDGEKLLHARYTVNDEFPVDVWYQAEGEPLVRRVQPSLLDTPGVQQMASRYETFDFSVTFEFTGWKTDAGLTKNEIAVVEPQDSQLLDSLYAPPKEPPHALLGKPAPPFELPTPTGETVSFSKPAGEGATLLEFWATTCPICVQAMPALEKLHEKYAAEGLDYYAVNVGESAEDVATFLERRELTPRALLDENQEVADAFHVGPIPLILLINADGRVQVAQVGFDPKTAEKLDQQIGATLRGEDVAAAQLEEVRKAEAQRVAERERLRSLLDG
- the lpxA gene encoding acyl-ACP--UDP-N-acetylglucosamine O-acyltransferase, producing MSIHPSAVVDPTAQIGRDVEIGPFAMVEAGAEIGDRCKLGPRSTVKSGVTLGCDNALSEGAVLGGLPQLAAPTGPPGRLVVGDRNVFRENVTVHLAMTEQGVTRIGNDCLLMVASHVAHDCVVADRVILTNNVMLAGHVTVGERAFLGGGSAVHQHCRVGRIAMVGGMARIVQDVLPFVTIDGDTGAVVGLNRVGLRRSGMSREEMAEIKEAYRIIYRSGESFADRLMMLSERFQEGPAAELEPFLRDTSRGYARERRSPPGGTIRVIDDAMDAPVLEMTEQKSKRRAG